The following proteins come from a genomic window of Geothrix edaphica:
- a CDS encoding zinc-ribbon domain-containing protein, with product MAEAIHCPSCSTRYRLRPERLKPSIRRARCFSCGEVFPLGRLAPIAPPVEEAAAATGRFDLTEVAAALEQMPAAPLDPAPAVPSSLTLGDLEGTDAEILEKTLSGLGHPVPEASLPEVPMPEAPVEAPPAAAIGAAKPLPPEAGEDTLTGTYSSARDAISKLFAGMPELPQAPKAPKEPSSMDMEATLSALEATLGKGGATPGGSAAPEGDEPTSSGLHPEDLHAPSTTTLRLTQEDLRAALRAGAPEQPTEALRPSDLLAPLPEQQAAASPVMEPTAPLEDAGAERLRLKIGEEIYPGLTMAQLTAWIEEGRILEHHLVARQHSENWLEAHKVPGLRPVFERLRRDRSGSAPAFDSPILEIAPKKSLFGGLFGKN from the coding sequence GTGGCCGAAGCGATCCATTGCCCCAGCTGCTCCACCCGCTACCGCCTGCGTCCCGAGCGGTTGAAGCCCTCCATCCGGCGGGCCCGGTGCTTCTCCTGCGGTGAGGTGTTCCCCCTGGGCCGCCTCGCGCCGATCGCTCCGCCAGTAGAGGAGGCCGCGGCCGCCACCGGCCGCTTCGACCTGACGGAAGTCGCGGCGGCGCTGGAACAGATGCCGGCCGCTCCCCTCGATCCCGCCCCGGCCGTCCCCTCCTCGCTGACCCTGGGCGATCTGGAGGGCACCGACGCGGAAATCCTGGAAAAGACCCTCTCGGGCCTGGGCCATCCCGTGCCCGAAGCCTCCCTGCCTGAAGTCCCCATGCCCGAAGCCCCGGTCGAGGCGCCCCCCGCCGCCGCCATCGGCGCGGCCAAGCCCCTGCCACCGGAGGCCGGCGAGGATACCCTGACCGGCACGTACAGCTCCGCCCGGGATGCCATCAGCAAGCTGTTCGCCGGCATGCCGGAGCTCCCCCAGGCGCCGAAGGCCCCCAAGGAGCCCTCCTCCATGGACATGGAGGCCACGCTGTCGGCCCTGGAGGCCACCCTGGGCAAGGGCGGCGCGACTCCGGGCGGCTCCGCCGCACCCGAGGGCGATGAGCCCACCTCCTCCGGCCTGCACCCCGAGGACCTCCATGCCCCTTCCACCACCACGCTGCGCCTGACCCAGGAGGACCTCCGGGCCGCCCTTCGGGCCGGAGCCCCGGAGCAGCCCACCGAGGCCCTGCGGCCCTCGGACCTGCTGGCTCCCCTGCCGGAGCAGCAGGCTGCGGCCAGCCCGGTCATGGAGCCCACGGCCCCGCTCGAGGACGCGGGAGCCGAGCGGCTGCGCCTGAAGATCGGCGAGGAGATCTACCCGGGCCTCACCATGGCCCAGCTGACCGCCTGGATCGAAGAAGGCCGCATCCTGGAGCACCATCTGGTCGCGCGGCAGCACAGCGAGAACTGGTTGGAGGCCCACAAGGTGCCCGGCCTGCGCCCGGTCTTCGAGCGCCTGCGGCGCGACCGCAGCGGCTCGGCTCCCGCCTTCGATTCCCCCATCCTGGAGATCGCTCCGAAGAAGAGCCTCTTCGGTGGCCTCTTCGGGAAGAACTGA